The Deltaproteobacteria bacterium genome includes a region encoding these proteins:
- a CDS encoding thiolase family protein, translated as MSEDTLLVYAKRTPIGKLSGSLSSVPAPKLAAPLVKHALDTTGIKPESVDEIIMGCVLPAGIGQAPARQAALYGGLPKSVCATTINRVCGSGLKAVMLADQAIKSGDASVIFAGGMESMSLAPHMLPGSRQGYKFGAVELQDHMQFDGLWDPYGNKAMGNFGDLCAKDFSFSREDQDKFAIQSYERARRAAESGHFTKEIVPIEIAGKKGNVIVDKDEQPFSVDLAKLPTLRPAFEKDGTVTAGNASSINDGAALSVLASSRAVKDFNLQPIARIVAQASHAQEPSWFTTAPIACIRKVLAKAKLQINDIDLFEINEAFAVVTMAAIKELKLDASKVNAHGGAVALGHPIGASGARVLATLVNGLRAAGKKRGLATLCIGGGEASAVVIECI; from the coding sequence ATGTCAGAAGATACTCTGCTTGTGTACGCTAAACGCACTCCTATCGGAAAACTCAGTGGTTCCTTGTCCTCCGTGCCCGCTCCGAAACTCGCTGCACCGTTAGTGAAGCATGCTCTCGACACCACCGGCATCAAGCCAGAGTCCGTTGATGAGATCATCATGGGGTGCGTCCTGCCTGCTGGCATTGGCCAGGCACCGGCGCGACAAGCGGCCTTGTACGGTGGTTTACCCAAGTCAGTGTGCGCCACAACGATAAATCGTGTTTGTGGCTCCGGTTTGAAGGCCGTGATGCTCGCTGATCAAGCGATTAAATCGGGTGACGCAAGCGTCATCTTCGCTGGTGGCATGGAAAGTATGTCGCTCGCACCTCATATGCTGCCTGGTAGTCGCCAGGGCTACAAATTTGGTGCTGTGGAATTACAAGACCACATGCAGTTTGACGGACTGTGGGACCCCTATGGCAACAAAGCCATGGGTAACTTTGGCGACTTGTGCGCCAAGGATTTCAGCTTTTCGCGCGAGGACCAAGATAAGTTCGCCATTCAAAGTTACGAAAGGGCGCGGCGAGCCGCCGAGAGCGGTCATTTTACCAAGGAGATCGTGCCTATCGAAATCGCAGGCAAAAAAGGCAACGTGATTGTCGACAAGGATGAGCAACCGTTTTCAGTCGATCTAGCCAAATTGCCCACCCTGCGCCCAGCCTTCGAGAAGGATGGCACCGTGACGGCAGGGAATGCATCCTCGATCAATGATGGGGCCGCTCTCAGTGTACTCGCAAGTTCGAGAGCTGTGAAAGATTTCAACCTCCAGCCGATAGCTCGGATCGTGGCCCAGGCATCTCATGCTCAGGAGCCAAGCTGGTTCACAACGGCACCCATTGCATGCATCCGCAAGGTGCTCGCCAAGGCAAAACTACAGATTAATGACATCGATCTCTTCGAGATTAATGAAGCCTTTGCGGTCGTTACTATGGCAGCTATTAAAGAACTCAAATTGGATGCTTCCAAGGTCAATGCTCACGGCGGCGCCGTTGCCCTCGGTCATCCGATCGGGGCAAGTGGAGCACGTGTTCTAGCAACGCTTGTCAATGGACTCAGAGCAGCAGGCAAGAAACGCGGGCTAGCGACACTGTGCATCGGCGGCGGCGAAGCCAGCGCGGTCGTCATCGAATGCATCTAG
- the carA gene encoding glutamine-hydrolyzing carbamoyl-phosphate synthase small subunit — protein MSFRGPRDDRAPCSLQLSDGNRFNGQLIGAPVKASGQMVFTTGMVGYSEALTDPSYFGQILVFTYPLIGNYGIPSLPRALELPIPHGFESDRVNAAAVILAIDSPEAFHWNSFQSLDAWLKHQGVPGIIGLDTRHIVHLIRQSANLLGQVLPEHSIGLRDLGPTLTKVSGEGFFDPGQHEILAAVSSKERRILGRGKTRIGLVDCGVKWNILRQLIERGCEVELLPWDTDLSTVDCTAWLLSNGPGDPVRTGDLCGQVSRILTGDRPLLGICLGHQVLAIAAGATTKRMQYGHRSHNQPVYQVGTRRGFMTSQNHGYVVDEASIPDDWEPWFLNANDQTIEGIKHKTKPFRSVQFHPEAAGGPRDTGWILDQFVQEVTT, from the coding sequence ATGTCTTTTCGAGGTCCCAGAGATGACCGCGCACCGTGCTCCCTTCAGCTCTCCGATGGTAACCGTTTTAATGGTCAATTGATCGGAGCTCCAGTCAAAGCCAGCGGCCAGATGGTATTTACGACCGGCATGGTTGGATATAGCGAGGCGCTGACAGACCCCTCTTACTTCGGGCAAATACTCGTATTCACTTACCCCTTGATCGGAAATTATGGCATTCCATCGTTGCCGCGAGCGCTAGAGTTACCGATTCCGCATGGATTCGAAAGTGACCGGGTTAATGCTGCTGCGGTGATCTTAGCCATTGATAGTCCTGAGGCGTTTCACTGGAACAGTTTCCAGTCACTCGATGCATGGCTCAAGCATCAGGGTGTACCAGGTATCATCGGACTCGATACGCGCCACATTGTCCACCTGATTCGCCAGTCAGCTAATTTGTTAGGACAGGTACTGCCGGAACATTCCATCGGATTGAGAGATTTAGGGCCGACGCTGACCAAGGTCAGCGGTGAGGGATTCTTTGATCCTGGGCAGCATGAAATTTTAGCTGCGGTGTCCAGTAAGGAGCGTCGCATTCTTGGGCGCGGCAAGACTAGGATCGGTCTGGTCGACTGTGGCGTAAAGTGGAATATCTTGCGCCAGTTGATCGAGCGTGGATGCGAGGTAGAGTTATTGCCGTGGGACACTGATTTATCCACCGTTGATTGTACAGCCTGGCTACTAAGCAACGGACCGGGTGATCCGGTGCGTACTGGCGACCTGTGTGGGCAAGTATCGCGAATACTCACAGGCGATCGCCCCTTACTTGGCATTTGCCTTGGCCACCAGGTGCTCGCGATTGCCGCTGGCGCCACCACTAAAAGGATGCAGTACGGGCATCGGAGCCACAATCAGCCCGTCTACCAGGTAGGCACCCGGCGCGGGTTCATGACCAGTCAAAATCACGGTTATGTTGTAGACGAGGCTTCGATTCCTGACGACTGGGAGCCCTGGTTCCTCAATGCCAATGATCAGACGATTGAGGGGATCAAACATAAGACAAAGCCTTTCCGTAGTGTGCAGTTTCACCCCGAGGCTGCGGGTGGTCCGCGCGATACTGGCTGGATTCTTGATCAATTTGTCCAAGAGGTGACGACCTAA
- the carB gene encoding carbamoyl-phosphate synthase (glutamine-hydrolyzing) large subunit: protein MPMRAELRALGRAPKVLLLGSGGLSIGQAGEFDYSGTQAVKALTEQGCEVILVNPNIATVQTSPEPHVKVYLYPVEPEWVEKIIAKEHPDAIVAGFGGQTALNCLIALHDRNILAKYNVLNLGTSVATLKMTEDRDLFAQKMREIAIPVPPSHAVTSLAAAEAAAGAIGYPVIVRAAYALGGLGSGFANNASELAALVVPALANSPQVLVEKSLKGWKEVEYEVMRDGEGNIITICNMENFDPLGIHTGDSIVVCPSQTLSDDEYQILRNAAQRIVEACGIVGECNVQYALDPFSHQFYVIEINARLSRSSALASKASGYPIAYVAAKVVLGHDLLELINPVTGVTYAYFEPALDYVTIKVPRWDLVKFRGASRLLGSTMKSVGEVMAIGRSFPEAIQKAVRMVTELGEGLSAFRTSSESELEAALSQPTDTRLYAVLNALRLGWDIEKIHALTAIDKWFLANLREITTLEREVVDRARRTSPESDNEAFLRAVFDGMDKASWRRLKTAGFGDEQLAALVLHAARRDTKLSEKAIQAGSRVVRELRKQHGVVPYVKKIDTTAGEYPSPSNYLYMSYVGMFHDQLPDDGKDSIVVLGSGAYRIGTSVEFDWCAVSCSRELQRAGWRSVIINCNPETVSTDYNSSDRLFFEEMTLERILDICELEQPTGVIACMGGQLPNKLALPLAASGVRLLGHSPETIDMAENRSLFSALLDKLGIDQPRWVAATTQADVDKFISEVGFPVLVRPSYVLSGAAMRVAFDAASLAQSLAVAIDISTDHPVVISEFLLGAREIELDGIAKDGEILTSIVSEHIENAGVHSGDATMVVPAQRLYVETVRRVRGAARLIARGLNLNGPFNIQFLARQNHIKVIECNARAARSFPFVSKVVGLNLADAATSLMIGVKPAMLRLPEDDLPHVGVKAPMFSFTRLAGADPVLGVEMASTGEVGCIGRSFDEALLLSLEAAKCRRPRKGILVSAGPESEKLKFLECAEFFAKTSLPLFATAGTADYLEKHGFRVTRLAWPGEAKGGMDVIRAIKEGLVDLVINVPKALQSQELSYGAQIRQAAVQFGSSLLTNMESTIVFCHALARNPDFAQVHEVLPLPAYRSQG, encoded by the coding sequence ATGCCTATGCGTGCAGAGCTCCGAGCACTTGGTAGAGCGCCCAAAGTTCTTTTACTCGGTTCTGGTGGACTGTCGATCGGTCAAGCAGGCGAGTTTGACTACTCTGGTACGCAGGCCGTTAAGGCGCTGACGGAGCAGGGATGCGAGGTCATCCTGGTCAATCCGAATATTGCCACTGTACAGACGAGTCCAGAGCCCCATGTCAAAGTCTACCTTTATCCGGTCGAGCCAGAGTGGGTCGAAAAGATCATCGCCAAGGAACACCCCGATGCCATAGTCGCAGGATTTGGCGGTCAGACTGCTCTCAATTGTCTCATTGCTCTGCATGATCGGAATATTCTGGCTAAATATAATGTGCTGAATCTCGGGACGTCGGTCGCGACCTTGAAGATGACTGAGGATCGCGACCTTTTTGCGCAAAAAATGCGCGAGATTGCGATTCCCGTACCACCTAGTCACGCGGTGACTAGTCTCGCTGCCGCAGAGGCAGCAGCAGGTGCGATTGGTTATCCTGTTATCGTCCGTGCGGCTTATGCCCTTGGAGGCCTTGGGTCGGGATTCGCCAATAATGCGTCGGAGCTCGCTGCACTAGTTGTTCCTGCATTGGCCAATTCACCCCAGGTGCTGGTGGAGAAATCGCTGAAGGGCTGGAAAGAAGTTGAGTACGAGGTCATGCGCGATGGTGAGGGGAATATCATCACCATCTGCAATATGGAAAATTTTGACCCTCTCGGAATTCACACCGGCGACTCTATTGTGGTGTGTCCAAGTCAGACGCTCTCGGACGATGAGTATCAGATTTTACGCAATGCCGCGCAGAGGATCGTCGAAGCCTGTGGCATCGTCGGAGAATGTAACGTCCAGTATGCACTGGATCCATTCAGTCACCAGTTCTATGTGATCGAAATCAACGCAAGGCTGTCGCGCTCGTCAGCTTTGGCTAGCAAAGCCTCTGGCTATCCTATCGCCTATGTGGCGGCTAAAGTCGTCCTTGGACACGATCTCTTAGAGTTAATCAATCCGGTGACTGGCGTCACCTACGCCTACTTTGAACCGGCGCTTGATTACGTGACGATCAAAGTGCCACGTTGGGATTTGGTTAAATTCCGCGGTGCCTCCAGACTTCTAGGTTCGACGATGAAGTCGGTGGGCGAAGTGATGGCTATAGGGCGGAGTTTCCCGGAGGCGATTCAAAAAGCCGTCCGCATGGTGACCGAGCTTGGCGAGGGTCTCAGTGCTTTTAGGACATCGTCGGAAAGCGAGTTGGAGGCGGCTCTTTCACAGCCGACTGATACGCGTCTCTATGCTGTGCTGAATGCGTTGCGGCTTGGATGGGATATCGAAAAAATTCATGCTTTGACGGCCATTGATAAATGGTTTCTGGCAAATCTGCGTGAAATCACCACACTTGAACGTGAAGTTGTCGACCGCGCACGACGGACGTCCCCAGAGAGCGACAACGAGGCGTTTTTGCGAGCGGTGTTCGATGGGATGGATAAGGCTTCCTGGCGTCGCCTGAAAACGGCCGGATTTGGCGACGAGCAGTTGGCAGCATTGGTTTTACATGCGGCGCGCCGGGACACTAAACTATCAGAAAAGGCAATTCAGGCTGGATCGCGCGTTGTCAGGGAGCTGCGAAAACAACATGGCGTTGTTCCCTATGTCAAAAAGATCGATACCACGGCTGGTGAATATCCCTCGCCCTCCAATTACCTCTACATGTCCTATGTGGGTATGTTTCATGATCAGTTGCCAGATGATGGTAAGGACTCCATCGTCGTATTGGGTAGCGGCGCCTACCGTATCGGTACGAGTGTAGAGTTTGACTGGTGTGCGGTGAGTTGTAGCCGTGAGCTGCAGCGGGCCGGATGGCGTAGTGTCATCATCAACTGCAATCCTGAGACGGTGTCGACGGACTACAATAGTTCTGATCGGTTGTTTTTTGAGGAAATGACGCTCGAGCGTATCTTGGATATTTGCGAACTGGAGCAGCCAACTGGCGTGATTGCCTGCATGGGGGGGCAACTACCCAACAAGCTGGCGCTGCCACTAGCTGCGTCTGGCGTGCGCCTCTTAGGGCACAGTCCAGAAACCATCGATATGGCGGAGAATCGCAGTCTATTCTCGGCGCTGCTCGATAAACTTGGGATTGACCAACCGCGATGGGTTGCTGCCACAACGCAAGCTGACGTCGACAAATTCATTAGTGAGGTCGGGTTCCCTGTCCTGGTACGTCCCAGCTACGTGCTCTCAGGAGCGGCCATGCGCGTGGCCTTTGATGCGGCATCTTTGGCCCAATCATTAGCGGTTGCGATCGACATCTCGACGGATCATCCAGTAGTCATCTCGGAGTTTCTCCTCGGAGCGCGGGAGATCGAGTTGGATGGTATCGCCAAAGATGGCGAGATCCTGACATCCATAGTTAGTGAACATATTGAAAATGCGGGCGTCCACTCTGGCGATGCGACGATGGTGGTACCGGCGCAGCGGCTCTATGTTGAGACAGTCAGGAGGGTACGAGGAGCGGCGCGGCTTATTGCGCGTGGCCTAAACTTGAACGGTCCCTTCAACATTCAGTTCTTAGCCAGGCAGAACCACATTAAGGTCATCGAATGTAATGCACGCGCCGCAAGGTCGTTCCCGTTCGTGTCAAAGGTTGTGGGATTAAACTTAGCCGACGCAGCTACATCCTTAATGATTGGTGTTAAGCCGGCCATGTTGCGGTTGCCCGAGGATGACTTGCCGCATGTTGGTGTCAAGGCTCCGATGTTCAGTTTCACGCGGTTAGCTGGGGCTGACCCTGTGCTCGGTGTGGAGATGGCCTCGACGGGGGAGGTGGGATGTATCGGTCGGTCGTTCGACGAGGCTTTACTACTCTCCCTGGAAGCGGCGAAGTGTCGTAGGCCGCGGAAGGGTATCCTGGTTTCAGCCGGCCCCGAGAGCGAGAAGCTAAAGTTCCTCGAATGTGCAGAATTTTTCGCCAAGACATCACTTCCCCTATTCGCCACCGCGGGTACGGCTGACTACCTGGAAAAGCACGGATTCCGAGTGACTCGACTCGCGTGGCCCGGTGAGGCAAAGGGTGGCATGGATGTCATTCGTGCCATTAAAGAGGGGCTTGTTGACTTGGTCATCAATGTGCCTAAGGCGCTGCAGTCGCAGGAGTTGAGTTACGGTGCACAGATCAGGCAGGCAGCAGTCCAATTTGGTAGCTCGCTTTTAACCAACATGGAGTCGACCATAGTCTTCTGTCATGCCTTAGCGCGAAATCCAGATTTTGCCCAAGTTCACGAGGTCTTACCGTTGCCAGCCTATCGCAGCCAAGGCTGA
- the gltB gene encoding glutamate synthase large subunit: protein MTLQNQRQGLYDPRFERDGCGIGAIVNMRGERTHTVVRQALMILQNLRHRGATGYDAETGDGAGIILQKPHDFLLEIAEGSGISLPAASDYAVGMVFLPTEESQQQTIWDTFQSQTERVGLEWLGTRVVPVDPSVLGEAASAVQPAVFQIFIGRGSARDELAFNRSLYLARRLSEKIIGAQIGGANESFHVASLSVSTIVYKGMLLPEQVSSYYVDLTDPRLTSALAAVHSRFSTNTFPAWRLAHPFRWLCHNGEINTIRGNVNWFRAREVSLANELFGEFAEELRPLIRADQSDSACLDDAVELLVLTGRSVDEALRLLVPEAWQKNSFLDQARRAHCEYNATLMEPWDGPAALCFTDGVKLGVALDRSGLRPCRYTVTTDDTVILASEAGVLQVPADRVKVWGKLRPGEMMLIDTKQHRIISDFDLKSEAAAKFDYVGWAERHITQLEPRDPQISAENILELSRQQAAFAYTREELSMVLASIAQSGDELVTSMGDDTPLAILSQRSRLLFDYLKQQFAQVTNPPIDPLREDMVMSLTMYLGTKGNLAAPPSSSALLVKIESPILTPGELDSLERIPALKTCKLSTLFSPATGVAGMRMALCELVDDAVKQVRCGAALVVLSDRGVDAAHAAIPSVLAVSAVHHELVKLGLRTRADIIIETGEARSPHHFACLIGYGAAAVVPYLALASIQGLFANGDLAATLTYDSAVKSFLKGSQKGLLKIMSKMGITTLQSYCGAQIFEALGLSPQLVDDFFPGTSSRLAGLTFDDLARETIGRHRQSFDRSRPSEELPLPGGFIHYRFGGEQHAWSPEAIAKLQQATATGSFAAYADFSKLANAEMAAPTALRHLLTPLKQRTKVDLAAVEPAAEIVKRFTTGAMSLGAISQESHEALAIAMNRIGGKSNTGEGGEDPARFQPESPTLSRNSAIKQVASGRFGVTVHYLTNADEIQIKIAQGAKPGEGGQLPGHKVDQQIAKLRHSTPGVQLISPPPHHDIYSIEDLAQLIFDLKSANPRARVSVKLVSEAGIGAVAVGVAKAGADKILVAGDNGGTGASPLSSIKHAGAPWEVGLAEVHQTLLVNRLRDRVVIETDGQLRTGRDVVIAAALGADEFGFSTAPLIVQGCIMMRKCHLNTCPVGIATQDPVLRKRFSGKPEHVINYFFFVAEEVRTWMADLGITSFADLVGRTDLIGQRRVEGPGKARHLDLSPLLHKPQLTPKFTKRSGGYAPDTYDDSLVQQCRPALDDRTPVVLSRRINNARRATGTLLSGEVARRYGADGLPDNSITLRFEGIAGQSFGAFLAPGITANLIGAANDYVGKGLSGGRIVIIPPKQAQFIDDVPVVIGNTTLYGATSGSIYAAGAAGERFAVRNSGAFAVVEGVGDHGCEYMTGGVVVVLGAVGRNFAAGMSGGVAYVLDTDGLFHLRLNPGLVETSRLSVAGDEADVALLRQMIHRHISHTQSARAQAIMTNWEWHVAKFVKISPKSDGASASKKSVRVKSTKRSVGHEVQSHV, encoded by the coding sequence ATGACGTTACAAAACCAGCGGCAAGGCCTCTATGACCCCCGATTTGAGCGCGATGGCTGCGGTATTGGAGCCATAGTCAACATGCGTGGAGAGCGTACCCATACTGTGGTACGTCAGGCGTTGATGATACTCCAAAACCTAAGGCATCGGGGCGCTACGGGCTACGATGCTGAGACTGGTGACGGTGCAGGGATCATCCTGCAGAAGCCTCATGATTTCCTACTCGAGATCGCAGAGGGCAGCGGTATCAGTCTGCCGGCGGCCAGTGACTATGCGGTGGGCATGGTTTTTCTGCCCACTGAGGAATCTCAGCAGCAGACGATTTGGGATACCTTCCAGTCGCAAACGGAGCGCGTAGGACTCGAGTGGCTTGGAACACGCGTGGTGCCTGTAGATCCCAGCGTCCTTGGTGAAGCCGCATCGGCCGTGCAACCAGCTGTGTTTCAAATCTTTATCGGACGCGGAAGTGCCAGGGATGAGTTGGCGTTTAACCGCAGCTTGTATCTGGCCCGGCGTTTGAGCGAGAAAATTATTGGCGCTCAAATAGGCGGTGCCAATGAATCGTTCCATGTCGCCAGCCTTTCGGTAAGTACCATTGTATATAAAGGTATGCTACTTCCTGAGCAGGTCTCCTCGTACTACGTCGACCTGACTGATCCGCGCCTAACATCAGCTTTGGCGGCTGTCCATTCTCGCTTCAGCACTAATACCTTCCCGGCGTGGCGCCTTGCTCATCCATTTCGTTGGCTCTGTCACAATGGTGAGATCAACACCATTCGAGGCAACGTGAATTGGTTTAGGGCGAGGGAGGTCAGCCTAGCCAATGAACTTTTCGGCGAGTTCGCGGAGGAGTTACGTCCTTTAATTCGCGCTGATCAGAGTGATTCGGCGTGTCTCGATGATGCTGTTGAGCTACTCGTGCTTACGGGCCGCAGCGTCGACGAGGCTCTGCGCCTCTTAGTGCCCGAGGCATGGCAGAAAAATAGCTTCCTAGATCAGGCTAGGCGTGCTCACTGCGAGTACAATGCTACGCTTATGGAGCCATGGGACGGACCTGCAGCGCTTTGCTTTACCGATGGTGTCAAACTTGGCGTTGCGCTTGATCGCAGTGGACTGCGTCCTTGTCGGTATACGGTGACGACTGACGATACGGTGATTCTCGCCTCGGAGGCAGGGGTCCTCCAAGTACCCGCCGATCGTGTGAAGGTTTGGGGCAAATTACGCCCTGGTGAGATGATGTTGATCGATACCAAGCAACATCGCATCATTAGTGACTTTGACTTGAAATCTGAAGCAGCAGCAAAATTTGATTATGTAGGGTGGGCGGAACGGCACATCACCCAGCTTGAACCACGAGATCCCCAAATTAGTGCTGAAAATATTCTAGAGCTCAGCCGCCAACAGGCAGCGTTCGCTTATACGCGCGAAGAGCTTAGTATGGTTTTAGCTTCCATCGCTCAGAGCGGCGATGAGTTAGTCACTTCTATGGGTGATGATACGCCGCTCGCTATTTTATCGCAGCGTTCACGCTTATTGTTTGATTACCTCAAGCAGCAATTTGCCCAGGTGACAAATCCGCCGATCGATCCCCTGCGGGAAGATATGGTGATGTCACTCACTATGTATCTAGGTACCAAAGGTAATCTTGCGGCACCGCCTTCATCATCCGCGTTACTGGTGAAAATCGAATCGCCTATATTGACACCTGGAGAGCTAGACTCACTTGAGCGGATCCCCGCACTCAAGACTTGTAAACTGTCGACGCTCTTCTCGCCTGCAACCGGTGTTGCTGGTATGCGGATGGCGCTATGCGAGTTGGTTGACGACGCTGTCAAGCAGGTTCGTTGTGGTGCAGCATTGGTGGTTCTTAGTGATCGGGGTGTAGACGCTGCTCATGCCGCGATCCCAAGTGTGTTAGCAGTTTCTGCGGTACACCATGAACTAGTTAAACTTGGTCTGAGGACGCGAGCTGATATTATTATAGAGACTGGAGAGGCTCGCAGTCCGCACCATTTTGCCTGTTTAATTGGCTACGGTGCTGCGGCGGTGGTTCCTTATTTAGCTTTGGCTTCTATCCAAGGTCTCTTTGCTAACGGTGATCTTGCTGCGACTTTAACATACGACTCGGCCGTGAAGTCGTTTCTTAAAGGTAGCCAAAAGGGCCTCCTTAAGATCATGTCCAAGATGGGCATCACGACGCTGCAGTCCTACTGTGGAGCGCAGATCTTTGAGGCGCTTGGTCTATCGCCCCAACTCGTCGATGATTTTTTCCCTGGGACGTCCAGCCGCCTTGCGGGCCTAACTTTTGACGATTTGGCGCGGGAAACGATCGGACGACATCGGCAGAGTTTTGACCGTAGTCGTCCGAGTGAAGAATTGCCGCTACCCGGCGGTTTTATACACTATAGATTTGGCGGCGAGCAGCACGCATGGAGTCCCGAGGCCATAGCCAAACTCCAGCAGGCAACGGCAACGGGTAGTTTTGCGGCATATGCCGACTTTAGTAAACTTGCCAATGCCGAGATGGCAGCGCCCACTGCCTTGCGTCATTTACTGACACCGCTCAAGCAAAGAACAAAAGTTGATCTGGCGGCAGTTGAGCCAGCAGCAGAAATCGTCAAGCGCTTCACCACGGGTGCCATGTCTCTCGGAGCTATCAGTCAGGAGTCACACGAGGCTCTGGCTATCGCGATGAACCGCATCGGTGGCAAGAGTAACACCGGTGAGGGGGGTGAGGATCCTGCTAGGTTCCAACCGGAGTCACCAACGCTGTCGCGTAATTCAGCGATCAAGCAGGTGGCATCAGGGCGCTTTGGTGTCACGGTTCATTACCTAACCAACGCGGACGAGATTCAAATTAAAATTGCCCAGGGAGCGAAACCCGGCGAGGGTGGGCAGTTGCCTGGACATAAAGTCGATCAGCAAATTGCCAAGCTGCGCCACTCCACTCCTGGAGTCCAGCTTATCTCGCCGCCACCTCACCATGACATCTATTCTATCGAGGATCTGGCGCAGCTGATTTTTGATCTCAAGAGTGCTAATCCCCGCGCTCGGGTTTCGGTAAAATTAGTTTCCGAGGCTGGTATCGGCGCGGTCGCGGTTGGTGTGGCCAAGGCCGGTGCGGATAAGATCCTTGTTGCTGGAGATAACGGCGGCACAGGCGCATCGCCACTCAGCTCAATCAAACATGCAGGTGCGCCTTGGGAAGTCGGTCTGGCCGAGGTTCACCAAACTCTCTTGGTCAATCGACTACGAGACCGGGTCGTCATTGAAACTGATGGCCAACTCCGCACTGGTCGTGATGTCGTAATCGCGGCAGCTCTGGGAGCTGATGAATTCGGATTCTCGACGGCACCCCTGATAGTTCAAGGCTGCATTATGATGCGCAAATGCCACTTGAACACTTGCCCCGTTGGTATTGCAACTCAGGATCCAGTGTTGCGCAAGCGCTTCAGTGGCAAACCTGAACATGTGATCAACTATTTCTTTTTTGTAGCTGAGGAGGTCCGCACATGGATGGCGGATCTGGGTATCACAAGTTTTGCCGATTTAGTCGGTCGCACTGATCTCATCGGCCAAAGGCGTGTTGAGGGACCTGGCAAAGCGCGTCATCTAGATTTATCGCCGCTACTACACAAGCCGCAGTTGACGCCTAAATTTACCAAGCGCAGCGGTGGCTATGCTCCGGATACCTACGATGACTCTTTGGTGCAACAATGTCGCCCGGCCCTTGATGATCGCACTCCGGTGGTGCTGTCACGGCGTATAAACAATGCGCGCCGCGCTACAGGTACGCTACTATCCGGCGAAGTCGCGCGGCGCTATGGGGCGGACGGCTTGCCTGACAATAGCATCACACTTCGGTTTGAAGGCATCGCGGGCCAGTCCTTTGGTGCTTTTCTGGCTCCAGGAATTACGGCCAATTTGATCGGCGCTGCTAATGATTACGTTGGTAAGGGGCTTAGTGGCGGGCGTATTGTGATTATCCCGCCTAAGCAAGCTCAGTTTATCGATGATGTGCCGGTGGTCATCGGTAACACGACATTATACGGTGCCACCTCTGGTTCAATCTATGCGGCAGGCGCCGCAGGTGAGCGCTTTGCTGTCCGCAATAGCGGTGCATTTGCCGTAGTGGAGGGTGTTGGCGACCATGGTTGCGAATACATGACCGGTGGCGTTGTTGTAGTGCTTGGTGCCGTAGGGCGCAATTTTGCCGCGGGCATGTCAGGTGGTGTGGCCTATGTACTCGACACCGATGGACTGTTCCATCTGCGCTTGAATCCTGGTCTGGTCGAGACTAGCCGACTCTCAGTCGCCGGGGACGAGGCGGATGTGGCACTGTTGCGCCAGATGATTCATCGGCATATTTCTCACACTCAAAGCGCCAGAGCACAGGCGATCATGACAAATTGGGAATGGCACGTAGCAAAGTTTGTGAAAATTTCCCCAAAGTCGGATGGTGCCTCAGCCAGTAAAAAATCGGTGCGTGTCAAATCAACCAAAAGATCCGTCGGCCATGAGGTGCAAAGTCATGTCTGA